The Rhipicephalus sanguineus isolate Rsan-2018 chromosome 4, BIME_Rsan_1.4, whole genome shotgun sequence DNA window tttatCCATTTTTCACAATTTCTCAGCGTGTATAATTACGTCTGCAATGCCAGAAGAATGCCATTAAATTCGCCTTTTCCAAGGGGGTCCTCTACGCATGCGCGGCGAGCGCCGCGCGGAGTACGACGGGAAATATGCgggcgccatgtttttttgaggCTCTCCTGCTCGCTTGCACTACTTTTGTGCGTCGCCCCACTGGCAAGCGTTCGTGTCCGGGTTTAGTTATGCCGCAGAGGTGCGCCGCTGTAGGTTGCACAAATGCCAGCAATAGGCTCCCCAAGGTTAGGTTTTTTTGCTTCCCTGCAGCATCTTTACACGCAGCAAAAAGGAAAAAGTGGATTCAGGCGATGCGCCGAATGAACGTCGACGGGTCTACGTGGACGCCTACAGCCAACTCGCGCGTTTGCAGCGAGCATTTCATATCAGGTAAGGTTCTCTGCTTGATGGCATTCACGTTGAGGAAACGGTGCGCAGTGTTGACCATTGCCGCGTTTTGCAGCGATGCTTTTCCTATGCTGTTCCATTTCGAGCTTCGTCACATCAGTGGGATCGGATGCCTGATAAGAGTGGCGTACAGCCGCTAAGAGGACAGCACGGTGTTAACGATAACGCGGGCGGGGTGCGATCACAGCGAATACGAATGACGAAGCGCGAGCGGCGAGATATGTAGTGAAATCGTTTACATCATTGCAGTGGCTACGTTTGCATGAACGACCCGCTCACGTCGTGAGCGAGTCGAGTCAGAAATCTGGCTGACCGATCCCGATGTGACCGCGTTTACATGAACTCGCTTCTGACGACTCTAGAGAAAACGACACGCAGTGTCCAGCAGAGACATCACCACATTCGAACTGGGCATCCAGTTCCCGCTGCCGTTTCCAAAAGCCTCGGCCCTGGCGGGCCCGACCGATCCGCATTTACACGCACGCTGTAAACGGGTCGGCTGGGTCGTTTGTCGGGCAGGAATGTCTGTCGAGTTCATGGAAACGCTAGTCAGTCGTGCTGGATCATCCTAACCCCGGCAATCAGGCTGGCCCAGCCCGACCGACTAGCGTTTACATGAACTCGACAGACATTTCTGCCCGACAAACCCACTCGACCCACTTATTTACGTTTCATGTAAATGCTCTGAATGGTTTTAGTTCAGCATCAACTACTTGGGTTAGCCCGGATATAAAGCTAGGTAATCTCTCTGCATGTGTGATAAGCTGCGGCGATTGTCAACCAAAGGGGGAAAATGTTGAACAATATAAGAACACTTTCTTTACCCACTACTTGCAGGAGAACCATCGAGGTTTCCAGACCACCCCGACAACGTCCCATCTGTGTTCAAGCACAAGCCTGCGAGCCGCCGTGATGCTGTTGGGCGTTTTGAAAGGTCAATCAACAGACGAAGTACGCTCAGCCATTTTTTCGCATGTTCTAGGCTACTAAACACTACACTGCTACCCACACGCATGTGTGGAGTTTAAATAACCAGACCGAAATAAATAGACAATGTCAGCGACAAAAGCAGTCATTACTACATCGTAGGGTGATCTTTACAGATTTACTGCTTTGATTTCATGGTTTAAAGCACGAAAGCATTATCGTTGCCAGAGATTACATATTGTGTGAGTCCATGAGCTTGTGCGATTAAGCGAATAGTAAATGCTATTTGTTGACTTTTATGTAGCTTTATAACTTCTAAACTACAGGATTTGTGTGTCTAGTGCTTTGCATGAAGGCTGTGTTTGTACTTTCTTATGCAACAAACAAGTCCAATCAGTCTAATGCAGAGTGCAGTGTGCAATCATTAATGAGAGTCATATTAATGCTCCATGACATTGTTTCTTACAAGCATTAATTTGTACACCTTTTCCAAATTTAGCTCCACCATTGCAACATTAGGTATTGTCTGAATGTATCGGTGGTTtaagcacatattttttttttcagataccaAGCCAGCAATCGCACAGAACAGCCAGACTTCGAGAAGTAACCCATCAATGGTGCCAGCTGTCGCGGAAGATTCATCACACTGCAGCAATGGCAGCCCAGGGCTGGAACCCGAGGCAGCATGTCAACTAATTCATTATGACTCCGGGGAACATGAACATATCCAAGCTAGTGAAGTACCTGTGCATCGTACAACCCCTCTTGAAAGTGGTGCTTCTAAGCATGATGAATGCCAGCCCGACCAGATGTCTAGCCTTAGAATAGCTGAACTTGAAGCCCTTTTAGCTAAAGCAGAAGAAAGGAACTTGGCTGTACAGAGATATTTAAAAGCAGCACAGCAGCATACTGACGCCTGGAGAATGAGCTACTGTGAGCTGAAAGAAACAACACTATCTCTCTCTAACCTGAAAACAGAAAAGGACATGCTGTATTACACAGGCTTACCGAGCAGGCAACTGTTTAACAACCTCCTTTACTTAATCGTGCACCAAAATCAACCCCTCAAGAAACATGAGGAGATTAAAACGCACAACACAGAAGAACAGTTGTTCATGGTGTTGGTACGCCTGCGAACAGGCATGCCTACAAAAGAAATTTCTCGAAATTTCTCTATCCCAATGTCGACATTTAGTCGCCTTTTCTCGGCATGCATTCTCATGCTAGAAAAGCTCCTCACCGATGTCACAGGCTTTCCGTCCCTCTCTCATATACAGTTTAACATATCGCACCACTTCAGACGGTATCCAAACACACGGATAATATTAGATTAGATAGAAATACGTATTAGATAGAAATAAGTATCCAGAAGCCATCAGGGGTGCATGCCCAGCGACAAACTTTTTCGAGCTATAAGCATGCAAACACAATGAAATGCCTAGTGGGAGCCACGCCGGATTGCTTTGTAAATTTTGTGTCTGCTCTGTATGGTGGAGGAACCAGCGACAGGGAGATTGTACAACAGTCAGGTGTACTCGATTTGTTGGAGCCAGGCGATGGTGTGATGGTGGATAAGGGCTTTAAAGTTGAAGACCTTCTTCCACATGGTGTTTCACTTTATATGCCTCCCTTTCGCATTGCTGGCAAAGCTCAAATGAGTGCAAAGGACGTTGAAGAAACGAGGCATATTGCCATTGCGAGAGTACATATAGACAGAGTTATTAGGAGAATAAAGGAGTTCCACATTAGACAAACCATTTCCTATAAACATGCTGGACCTGGCAGATGCAGTTCTTACAACATGTGCGTACTTGTCAAACTTTAGAGGTCCGCTGATAAATAACGAGAAAGAGAAGGTAGAGGACGAATAAGTAAATGTATCATACAATGGTAGCAGTGTGTGGAATAAGGCATTTTGCTACGTGTCAGAGAGGAAGTACTTCCCTTACTTTATCGGTTAGATTAGAATGTCGGGAAGCAGCATGATAT harbors:
- the LOC125758347 gene encoding uncharacterized protein LOC125758347, whose translation is MRRMNVDGSTWTPTANSRVCSEHFISGEPSRFPDHPDNVPSVFKHKPASRRDAVGRFERSINRRNTKPAIAQNSQTSRSNPSMVPAVAEDSSHCSNGSPGLEPEAACQLIHYDSGEHEHIQASEVPVHRTTPLESGASKHDECQPDQMSSLRIAELEALLAKAEERNLAVQRYLKAAQQHTDAWRMSYYVKKR